The genomic window AAGAGAGTGCTTAAATATAGCTCAAAGAAAAGGAGTGACACTATGGAAACacttaaaagtttcaaaaatgcAGATCACTTTCAATGAAATTATAAGATATTAAAACTCTGTTTTGcgtattaataatttaaaaaaaaaaaggaaaaagagcaTATAGGTTGTACAACTAATGGCCATGCAGAGACCATCCCACCCACCCCCCACCCCCCAAAAAATAAATAGCAACAACAACAGGAAGTCAAATCCAATTCACTCATAAATGGAATTTTGGGCTCCGAAAAAAGGGGTTAAAAACTGAAAACTGAACTAAGCAAACTCTGCTTTTCAATACTACCaaaatgtctaatgaatataatCAACAGTATCCTGAAAACTATTTCAATACTACCAAAACAATGTGTCAGGCAAGTCAATATTTAGCAGGACGGATGTAAAAGGACCCAAAGAACTGAAGTCCTGCAGCATCaattaggaggaaaccattcttGTGTACATCAAAGGGTGCATCAGTTTCTCCAGTGTGTCACCAGAAAAGGAAAACATAAGCAGATTCGGGATTCCATACTTGGAGATTTTTTGCCTTTCTATAACTTACCTTACATTCTGCCTTGTCTTAATCATCCGCTTTAGAGTTGCAAGCCAAAAGTTGCACTCATCCCACTCACTAGTAGTAAGAAGAACCTATTCCAAGGAAgaggttaaaaaaaaaaattgaagcacTTTGAATTGCCAGCAATCATGAGGAAATCAGCATAATATTATTTTCCCAACCATACCTGGATTTGTAGAGCTGTACCAAAATCATTATTGTCCAAAGCCTGGCAGAGTTGAATAAGCTTATCGGAAGCATTTTTTGAAATGTCTCCACTGTTGAGTTTGGCAAACAAGGCACCGATTTTTCTTGAATTGTCTTCCATTTCACGCTTCTTAGCTGGGTTTGCTCGTGAGCCTCCCAGTGCTTGAGATGTTTCATTGAAAAGTCTGGTTAAGGTTGTGATTACAGGTTTCTGGTGTGCTGAAAAGCAAACAAGGTAGTCATTACCAACAGCACTTTGTATCAGCATAAATATGTGTGTATATCTTCATCAAAAAGTTGCTGCCAACcattaatagatatttattatatttcttaGTTATTCTTCTTCTGAAGGTTAATTATGTAAAGTCATCATTACTCAATTTTTTGGATAGTAAATCCTCAGTCTTGAATAACCTATATAATGTGGTGGATGGATCACATGACTAGCAGAGTATTTGATAAACCAATAAAAATGTATGAAGTATGATATTAACATTAGCAACTAAGAAACTAGCAAATACCAGGGACATTTGAAGTATCAACAGTCTGCATGGTTGGTGGAGGAGCAGCAGGTGCTGGAGCTGGTTGTAGTAATGCTGgctgtgtagggctggatggttGCATTGGGCTCATCCCAGGTCTTTGAACAACAGATGCATTAGTTACTGGCATAAATCCTGTAGATGCTGGGGGGGGAGCAACAACTTGGGGCATTTTGGGGCCAGAAACTGATCCCATTTGTGATGGGACAGATGCAAGTGAACCAGAAGCAAGGGGTGCAGGATAAGTAGGGTTGGCACTACCCTGGAAGGCAAGCAAAAATAATTCATTATACCAGTCTCAAAAAAATAACTGGTATTAAACATGAAACTAAATGTAGTTATACAGACAGGATATAACTGAGAAGCCAAGGTAGTTGGCTGCTGGTATTGATCTGCATTTCGTAGAACAGGAGGATTAGAAGGAATAAAGGGTCTAACAGCAGGCTGAGTGGTGCCAGATGAAGGAGCGAAATTTGCCTGGAAGGACAGCAGAAACTATTTAGTCAAGCATGAAGCAGATAATAAATGCAAAGAACATCATGCACATATGAAATTAGAAAGTCAAAACAGAGTGCTCATTTGGACAGCAGAGAGCCTCGTCTACCAAATGTCTTATcttttttctaaatttgtttGTACTGCTGCTTGGGTCGTTGATCAAACCAAGGTATGGATAAAATTAAATCCAAGCAAACAGATGAAGCTGGTTTAGTTCGGATTTTATTTTGTCTAGTTTTCTCCACTCCCAGTGGGTCTCAGAGAAAACTAAAGGCTCTTTGTAAGTTGAAAACAGTCAGGATAATGAATACCAATTGAAAACTAAAACCCCCAATATTCCATGACATACCAATCCATGGTGTCCTAGTTAAATGCAACCTTTCACTCCAAAAATCTCCAAACAAAATTCCCTTTTTCCTCAGGAAACATACAATTGGATGGTATGACAGATAGAGAACAACCCAAAATATCCATTTGAACTAAATTATCTATAGGTGTTGAGATCAAATATATATcaggataaaaataaaatcagaAGAAAAGTATCATCAGAACTTAGAAATTGCTTAAAGTCTACCATCAAATAGAATGCCATGCACCAAAAAGAAACTCAATATAACATACCTGGGATGCATGAGGAGGAGCAGGGGTTGGAACAAAGATATTGGCAGGAGCTTGATACGAGGCAGGAGAAGCATATCCTCCATATGATGGAAAAGAACGCTGATAACTTTCATCATAAGTAGTAGGAACATTTGGCTGAATTTGCGATGTGGCTGACTCCTAAGCAATGagagaaagtaaacaaaaatAGGAAAATCATTCACAGCACCAAAATAGATTATCTAGGAGCAAAACAGATATCAAAGAccattataaaaaagaaaaggacaAGAAAAAGCACCGGATATAAATGTCGCGAAGGGTCAAAGACTGGTCCACTTGTTGGATGAGAATTACCAAAACTAGCAGATTTAGTTTCTTTCTCTGCAATAGTAAAagtacatataaatataaatacatattactTACCAGCATGACCTTTTTCATATGAACTATTTGCATAAATATAAAATAGCTGTGGTAGATAAAAAATGCAAATGTACCAGCACTATAGCAGTAACATACCAGGTTCCATAGAGAGTGCTATACGATCTTTTAAGATCTCGAGTTCGGGTGACAGCTCATAAGACCCCAAGAGTTTCAGGTACTCCATTGCTACCAATAGAAGCCCCTGACTAgccaaaatttcagcatatttctCAACAAGCTTGCATAGAGATGCACTAAATTGTTTCTGTCCAGTTGCCAAAGCCAAGACAATGGTCTTTTCCATCATATCctagaaaacaaaaatttaatgtCAAATTACTacacaaacttaattttgaaatgCATTGGTTCTTCAAATTGCTAACTAACCTGGAGAAGATCAATGTAAGATTTCCCATCATGTTCAGTTGTCAGGCACCTTGACCAAATCTCTACTGTTTTATCAATGTTTCCAGCGCATATATAACAAAGAGTTGCTGCCAGAGTATTACCAGAGGCCATTAGTTTTGAAGCAAGCGAATCACAAAGTACAGTCCACTCCTCTCTCTGGGCAAACTGCTCATCAAATATGATAAATAAGTCCATAATAATAGCAACAACAACTTAAATATTTTGTTGCTAcaccactacacatccactaacAAATAGAAACTTACTGTACagaagagagctaatgtttcttTCCAGAATTTCAAAGGTCTGGTCTTGACAAGGCTCATGAGATCATTGTTCACCATTGCAGAGACAACCTAAAGACAAACAGAATATTTAATACACTAAGAAGAACATGGAGTTAATAGAATATAATCAGCAGAAATAGTTCATATCTTGGTTCCTTTTTTATCAAGATAAGTGATAAAATCCTTCAGTAAGCAAGTATATAAACTTAATTCACCTTCAGGTATGGTGAATGGCTAATCTTTAGATATTGGTCACATGTGCTCTCCCATAATGAAGCACCACCAACATGAGCAATAACTAAAGCATCAGACATTTTATTTGCTGCAATGCACTGATTAACAGCCCCTTTATAGTCACCCACCACCAAAGCGCGTTGAACAGCATCATTAAATGATTGATCTACACTTTCCTCCAGTCCATCTGATTCTTGAGGTATTAACTCTTCGCTAGGAACTCCACTTTCAATGGCAAAATTATCACCAGATGGAGAAACAGGCGTATCAGTTTTGGGACTTGGAAGATTATTGAAGAAATCTTCGCCATTATCAGCTGCAAAGAGAGTAGCTTCTTTCTCAACTTCATGGCCTACTTTTTCTGCAACTTTATCCTCAAGTGTAATATCATTCAGACTCCGTGAGAGGTCATCTTGTACAGTATCTTTTTCTTCTGCAGGTAGACTAAAGCCAAGATGCATAAGCAACTTTGTCCTAGCTGTTCCATCATCTTCAAACATCACCTTCAAGAAGCCCCATGTTTCTCGATCATCCTGAGATCTGCAGATGATTTTTCAAAAGAACCATCAAAAGTATTCATTGGAGGAAGTAGAACAAATTATTTGAAGGAAATGAAAGAAAGTAACTACAATTTCTTAATTCAGACAACATACTCAGACTCTTGAGATTTCTTTTCGCATAAAACCCTTAGTGAAGACCTCTCCCCATTCTGTATCGCAGATTCAAATTCAGATGAACGGCTGACCAGGCTTTCTTCGGTAACTAAGTAATGCACGAAAACCTAAAAATAATACATAGGACCAGAAGATCCCAATAAGAAGAATGTTGGTGgcatttaaataaaagagaagaaaaaataaataaccttGCTGATATATTACCTCTGATGATGCAGAAGTGCCTACACCAGATGCCCGAGGGCAAAAAGAGACCATTTTTCCTCCAAAACCAAAAGAAGCCCCAACAGGACGTTTATACCATTTTGGAGCTCTCAAAGACACTAAACAAAAAGACATCAAAACTAATTAGAAAAAGGAGTACCAATGAGAACATATATTATCCCAGAAACTTGGTTTAACAGAGATAAATGGTATAGACTGTTTAAGCAGAGTTGGTCCATGCCTGTCTATCTTCCCCAACTTATATTGGCAGTCATAAACCATGTCTCCTTGAATGCCAAAGCTTAGTTCTACTAAGGTCAAATTATGACAAAGGAGGGGGGAAAGATAGCCTAAGCTCAATCCAAGCCTATCCAACCCAGTCTACAATAATACATGGAGAACATCTACTTCTACCAGAAGCAAATTGAAGGCAACCAAACCAACTGCTGTGTTCGAACATATAATTATGTTTCAGGAGTTACCTGCACCAAAATCACCCTCCCCAACACCATATCGGCAGCAACCCTGCAGAATAAAGGTAAAAAATTACCCAAAAGAAGTGCTAAACCTAAGGTTCAAGGAGGAAAGCTGAGGAAATCTGACAAGTATCATTTTCTTAGACAAACAAGCAATAATAATAGGCTTCAAACATTTGCCAGACTAAACTACAAAATAAACACTTCTCTCAAAAAGCTACATAAAATCCCATccataaacaaataaatgatAATCATAGGCAGAAAGCAATTGATCAAtcatataaatgttaaatttcttAGAAATTTCTTAACATTAACAGTGATAGGAAAGATAAACTGAGCAAGGTTGCACCTCAATATTGTAAATTCCAATCTTGCCATCAAAGGAAGATGCTGATATCACTCCAGGTATCTTTGGATACCAGTGAACATCAAAGTTCCAGTTCGTACCAGCAGGCAGTTCACAGACAATCtatgtcaaaaaaaaattaaaagaaaaactcatATTCTAGAAATAACTTTTTTGATAAGGAATAgccagaaaaaaaaaactgaaccAAGTCAATAATTAACTCATTCCCCCACCTCTCCAGTAACTGTATCCCAACAAATAGTCCTATTATCTTTGGCACATGTCAGCAAATAAGAGCTATCAGAGGGACACCATGCCATTGCAATTACACCTGCAACAATACATGCAGTCAAATATAAGAGTTTAAATAAAACAACTGTGATTTAACATACGAAAAAAAACTACCTAGAAAAATAATGCATAAACCTATATA from Gossypium hirsutum isolate 1008001.06 chromosome D12, Gossypium_hirsutum_v2.1, whole genome shotgun sequence includes these protein-coding regions:
- the LOC107945594 gene encoding protein transport protein SEC31 homolog B encodes the protein MACIKGVNRSASVVLAPDAPYMAAGTMAGAVDLSFSSSASLEIFKLDFQNDDRELTVVGEYPSSERFNRLTWAKNGSASDEFSLGLIAGGLVDGNIDLWNPLTLIGSETSEQALIGHLSRHKGPVRGLEFNAFAPNLLASGADDGEICIWDLATPAQPSHFPPLRGSGSAVQGEISFLSWNSKVQHILASTSYNGTTVVWDLKKQKPVISFADSVRRRSSVLQWHPDVATQLIVASDEDGSPALRLWDMRNIMSPVKEFVGHTKGVIAMAWCPSDSSYLLTCAKDNRTICWDTVTGEIVCELPAGTNWNFDVHWYPKIPGVISASSFDGKIGIYNIEGCCRYGVGEGDFGAVSLRAPKWYKRPVGASFGFGGKMVSFCPRASGVGTSASSEVFVHYLVTEESLVSRSSEFESAIQNGERSSLRVLCEKKSQESESQDDRETWGFLKVMFEDDGTARTKLLMHLGFSLPAEEKDTVQDDLSRSLNDITLEDKVAEKVGHEVEKEATLFAADNGEDFFNNLPSPKTDTPVSPSGDNFAIESGVPSEELIPQESDGLEESVDQSFNDAVQRALVVGDYKGAVNQCIAANKMSDALVIAHVGGASLWESTCDQYLKISHSPYLKVVSAMVNNDLMSLVKTRPLKFWKETLALFCTFAQREEWTVLCDSLASKLMASGNTLAATLCYICAGNIDKTVEIWSRCLTTEHDGKSYIDLLQDMMEKTIVLALATGQKQFSASLCKLVEKYAEILASQGLLLVAMEYLKLLGSYELSPELEILKDRIALSMEPEKETKSASFGNSHPTSGPVFDPSRHLYPESATSQIQPNVPTTYDESYQRSFPSYGGYASPASYQAPANIFVPTPAPPHASQANFAPSSGTTQPAVRPFIPSNPPVLRNADQYQQPTTLASQLYPGSANPTYPAPLASGSLASVPSQMGSVSGPKMPQVVAPPPASTGFMPVTNASVVQRPGMSPMQPSSPTQPALLQPAPAPAAPPPTMQTVDTSNVPAHQKPVITTLTRLFNETSQALGGSRANPAKKREMEDNSRKIGALFAKLNSGDISKNASDKLIQLCQALDNNDFGTALQIQVLLTTSEWDECNFWLATLKRMIKTRQNVR